The DNA sequence ACCTTCGCCCTGCCGACCTGGGTCCCGGAAAACTACGCGGTTGCCAACGCCATCGGCGCGGCCCTGACCCGGCCCACGATGGAGATCAATCTCTTTGCCGACACCTCCAAAAAGGAAATGTTGATTCCCAATCTCGGCCTCAGGGAAGCCGTCGGCTCCAGCTACACCCTGACCGAGGCTCGTCGTGACGGGGTCGCCAGATTGAGCCTTTATCTCAAACAAAATGGTCACCCGGAACTCGAGGAGCAGGAGGTTTCGGTCACCGAGGCCGAAACCTTCAACATGATCGACGACTATACCGCCGGCAGCAGCAGATCAATTCGCGTCAGCTGCCAGATCAGGCCGGGCCTGGACAACACCTGGCTCAAGGAGGTCAGAAACCATGCCGATTAAGCGACAGCTCGGGGTTATTTTCTTTCCGGCCTATGACTGGGCCATCAGCCCGACCCATCCGGAAAGGGAGGAACGCCTGCTCTACACTCAGGATCAGCTTCGCGAGGAGGGCATTTTCGACCTTCCCGGAATAACCGAATTCAAACCTGAAATCGCGACCTATGCCGATCTGGAAAGAACCCATTTCTGTTTTCCCGGACCGGCCGAAGTCACCACCGAATCCCATCTGGTCGCCGCCGGCGGTGCCATTCGGGCGGCGCGCCTGGTGATGGAGAAAAAGGTTGACCGGGCTTTTGCCCTGGTCCGCCCGCCCGGACATCACGCCATGAAGGTCGTCCACGGCAATCGAGGCTTTTGCAACATCAACAACGAGGCCGTGCTGGTGGAGTTTATCCGGGAACATTACGGCGTACGCCGAATCGCCATCATCGATACCGACTGTCATCATGGCGATGGCACTCAGGACATCTATTGGCACGATCCGAACGTGCTCTTTATTTCAATGCATCAGGACGGCCGCACGATCTTTCCCGGAACCGGTTTCAGCGATGAGCTGGGTGGCCCCACGGCCCGCGGCCGCACGCTTAACATTCCGCTGCCGCCCAATACCTCCGACGAGGGTTTTCTCTACGTTATCAACAACCTGATCAAACCGGTACTGGATGATTTCAAACCGGAGCTGATCATTAACTCAGCCGGCCAGGACAACCATTATACCGATCCCATCACCAATATGAATTTTTCGGCCCAGGGTTACGCGCGGCTCAACGACCGCCTGAACCCCGATATCGCCGTTCTGGAGGGCGGCTACTCGATTCAGGGAGCCCTGCCCTATGTCAACCTCGGGATCGTGCTGGCCATGGCCGGCCTTGATTACAGCCAGGTCCGGGAGCCTGACTATGATTTCGACCGCTTATGCCAGAGCCCTCAGATCAGCGAAAACATTGAAAAGATCTGCGCCTTGACCTGGAAAAATTATCTTCAACCGCCACCGCTTCAGGTCAAGGTCAACCAGTACGACATCCGTTCTAAAAACATTTATTACGACACTGACGGCATCAGTGATCTTCAGGTTGAACAGCTCATGGTCTGCACCCGTTGCTCCGGGGTCAGGCACCTGATTTCCAAAACCCGGCGCCACGGCTCCTGCGTGGGCATTGAAATTCCGCTTGAGGCCTGCAAGCGCTGTCGCGACGAAGGTTACCGGCTTCTGGACGAAGCCCGAAAATCCTTCCGGGGCAGCGTGATCAAATTTATCAACCGCCTGGAAAAGGACTATATCAGTGTCAACGAGTTTGCGTTAACCCCCATGGGGCGTTACTTTTTTTGATGATATCACTGATTTCAATAATGCCACTGAGTCGCTATGAAAATTCTGATTGCCGAGGATGAAAAGGTTTCCCGCAAGCTGCTGGAAAATCGCCTGAACAAATGGGGTTTTTCCGTAACCACGGCCGCAGATGGTCTTCAGGCCTGGGAAATCTTTCAGCGCGAGCATTTCCCCATGGTTATCAGCGACTGGATGATGCCGGGGCTGGACGGGCTTGAATTGATTCGCCGAATCCGTTCGATTGCAAGACCCGGCTATGTCTACACGATTCTGCTGACGGCCCGCAGCGAAAAAGAGGATATTCTGGCGGGCATGGATTCCGGAGCCGATGATTTCATGGCCAAGCCTTTTGATAAGGACGAGCTGCTGGCCCGCATCAAAGTCGGTTGCCGAATAACCGACCTTGAAAAGGATCTGGCCCAGCGGAATCTGCAGTTGGAAAAGATCAATCAGCGCATGCGCCGCGATTTGCAGGCGGCGGCGAAGATTCAACAGTCCCTGCTCCCGACCCAGATGCCGGAATGCGAAAAATTTGACTTCGCCTGGAAATATGTTCCCTGTGACGAGCTCGCCGGTGACACCCTTAACCTTTTTCGCCTGGACGAAGATCATATCGGCCTCTACCTGCTCGATGTCAGCGGCCACGGCGTGGCGGCCGCCCTGCTTTCGGTCAATCTGTCACGCATCATTAATCCCAACCCGGAACAGTCGGACCTGCTGAAAGAGAAGCCCGCCGGGGCTCCCGGTTACCGGCTGGTCCGCCCCGAAGAGGTGGCCGAGCGACTCAATCAACGTTTCCCCCTGGACAGCACCAACGAACAATATTTTACGCTTCAGTACGGCCAGCTCAACGTTAGAAGCGGAGAGCTGGTTTTTGTTTCGGCCGGTCATCCTCCGATGATCCATCTCCCTGCTGCCGGACCGGGACGGCCGCTTCAGGTCCGCAGTCTGCCTATCGGTTTTTTGGTCGGAGCCGGCAAGATCTACCATGAACAGACTTTAAAATTGCAAAAAGGAGATCGCCTTTATCTTTATTCGGACGGCATCATCGAAGCCCTGAACCAGCAGCGAGACCAGTTTGGGGTTGGACGACTGATTGAAACCCTTGAGGAATCAAGAAATATTTCCCTGCCCGAAAGTCTGGAAAAACTGTCCGAAGAGATTAATTTCTGGACCAGCGGCCAGGGTTGTGGGGATGATTTTTCCTTGCTCGCGCTGGAATTTAAAATTTAGCCGGAACTCTTGACAAACAATAACGCTGTGATTATTCTTTTGTTTACCTAGGCAACTCGCTCCAGAACCATCAGGGCCGTGGAGCGACCAACCTCAAGATTTTAAAGGAGAAAAATCATGGCTATTGTAAAATGGACACCTTATCAGCGCGGCTGGGCTCCTTTCCAGGATCTTGTCACCATTCAGGACCGCATCAATAGTCTTTTCGAAGACACCATGGGTTTCAAGGATGATAAATCCCTGACCACCACCAGCTGGAAACCGCTGGTCGATATTTTCGAGGATGATCAGGCGATCACCATCAAAGCCGAACTGCCGGAAGTTGATGAAAAGGATATCCAGATCGACCTCAATGACAACATGCTTTCCATCAAGGGCGAAAGAAAGCTTGAAAAGGAAGAGAAGAAGGAAAGCTATCACCGCGTCGAACGCTATTACGGTTCATTCCAGAGAACCTTTGAACTGCCCACTTCGGTCGACCGGGAGAATATTGCCGCCAGCTACAACAAGGGGGTGCTCAAGGTAGTCCTGCCCAAAAAAGAGGAGAGTCAACCGAAAAAGGTTCAGATCGAGATAAAATAAAGATTCAGGCGGCGGCCCGCTGAAACCCGTTCGTCAGGCCATCGTTTTTCAACTGAAAGACGATGGCCTTTGTTTTTAGAGCGGGCGGACTAAATTCTTGACATCCGGGGCCCAAACATAATAACTTGTTTTTATAAATTAAAACCTCAGTCATGATAGCTGTTCAAGGAGAAAATCATGGTTCGTACCGAAATCAACCTTTTTCTGAAAAACCTTCCCGGGGAGCTCGCCAAGCTTACCCTGCTCCTCTCGGAAAACCAAATCAATATTGATGCGATCACCATTCAGGATGCCACCAGTTATGTCGAAGAGCTTTTTAAAGCCCGCGGCAAAGCCCTGAAACGGCATGCCACCGCCGCCAGTTACGGCATAATCCAGAAAGATTCGGAACAGTTTGCCCTGGTTCGCCTGCTCACCAGCGACACCGACAAAACCCTGGATCTGCTGACCCAGGCCGACTATTTTTATGAAATCACCCCGGTAATGGCGATCGAGCTTGATAATCAGCCCGGAACGCTAGCCGCCACCGCCAAAAAGATCGGCGACGCCGGCATCAATATCAGTTATGTTTATGGTTCGGTCTCCGCGGCCGACGGGAAAACCCTCTTTGTCTTCCACCCCGAAGATATCGATCTGGCGGCCCGGGTTTTCAAACGAGCCGACGCGTAAACCTCGGGAACAACCGCATGCGGACTTAAGAACATGACGGTCAGCATGATTTTTGGGTATTTGGCACGCCGGCGGCGAACAAACCGGATACTCAAAAATCAGCCGACTTGATTTTTTGACAGCTGCCTGATGACAAACAAGCAGCAAGGTTTATCGCGGGACGCGATAAACCGAAATTTCCGCTCAAAAGAAAACCGCCCGCAAGTCCTCTTTGAAATGGCTCGCTTCGAACTGGCGGCGCAGTTCTTCCCGGGCCAACCATTGCCCCTGGGCAACCGCAATGATCTCGAGCTCACCCCCTGCACCGCCAAGGTAGAGCGCCCCTTGCGGAAAATAAAATTTTCGCGCGCCTGAACCTTTAACCGCTGGCAACGACGTCATTCCGAAAAATTCTTCGTCAAGTTGCGGCAAACGGTTCAAAATCAGTTGAAAGCGCACGGTATAACCATAGAGATCACCCGCCAGCACCCCGCTCCAGCCACAGACTTCATCCAGTAACGCCGCCAGTACCCCGGGGTGGAGAACGCCGGGGTACTGTTGGAAAAAAGAGGCCAGGGATAAGTCACGCGCCCCTCCGAAACGAACGATAACGGCTTCACCGGCGTCATCCTCAACCCGGAAAAACCGCCGTTCAAGACCTGGGCTGCGGCGCTTATGACCACAAACAAAACAATTATCGTAAATCCCCAGCGCCTGCTTTTGCAGGCCCGGACTCATCATCCGCGCCGGAGACAACAAGGCGAAATCGACCAGGCCAGGCTCCTCGAGAGGACGTAGCTCCGCCGATAAATAAATTTTATCACGACCCGGATGAAACATGGAAAGAGCAATTCGACCGTCTCGCTCCATCCGGGCGCGCAGTTGCATTTCGTCGCCAATCTGAACGCTGTCGGCAAAACGCCACTCCGTGATCAAAGGATAAGTCAGGTTTTCTCCCTGTTTGAGAATCCGGCAATGATCAGCCAGATCCAGCAGGGCCATCATCGCCAGTCCCCCGTGGGGAATCCCCTGCCAACCCTCGTGCCGGCTGGAAAAAACCATTTCACCCTCAACTCCGGCATCAGTTTCCTGAAGTGAAGTAAGGCAAAAACCTTTACGACAGGCACAACACCCTTCATGTCCTTGAACCAATTCCATACAAACCTCCTGATGCGGGAACGAGCCCGCAGCCCAAAGGGGTCTTGCAGCCCGTGCCTAATGTGGGCATAATCCCGCAACTTAAATGATTTTTCACGGCCCGCAAATAAGTACTCTGATCAGAACATTTTCTTGTTTTTGTGGTTGAAAAAAATGTTAAAAAAAAACAAGAACCTAACCAGTAAGATACTGATGCAACAGCGAGCCCAGCAACCCAGACGACGCCTTACGGCCCATATACCTGACGGCACTCCCGCTGGTCGCAAACAAGGACTCTCATGGAGTTCATTTTCCCTCTTTTTTCAAACCGAAAACAACCTTCACGATCATCAGTAAAAAACCCAGCTGGAAAATATTTTCAACATAGTATATATATTGGCGATCCTGTAAAAATCGATCCGGGATGGCAGCTTCCCCATCCCGCCGACAGTGACGCACTTGCGGTATCGCCGGGCGGCACTCAAAGCGCAAAACCTGATAAATACAAGGTGTCACAATTCATCCAGGAAGTTGAATGTCTGAAATTGTTTAAATAACCTCTGGAGGTATTATATGTTTTTCCAACAGTTCAAGGTCGAAGGTCTCGGCTGTCTGTCGTATATGATCGGCTGTCCCCAGGATGGCCGGGCCCTGGTGGTCGATCCCAAACGCGACATAGATGACTACCTGAAAACCGCGCAAAGCAACAAGATGAGGATCACCAGCATCATTGAAACCCATATCCACGCGGATCACATTTCAGGGGCGGCGGAACTGAGTTACCAAACCGGAGCTCCGATTCACATCGAAGCCGGATCGCCGGTAGGTTACAGCCATCTGCCCCTGTACGACGGGGATGAGATCACAATCGGTAACGCCCATATCAGAATCATGGCAACCCCGGGGCATACCCCGAACTCAATCTCTCTGGCGATTTCCGATCTGGCCCGCAGCAACCTGGTGGAAATGCTGTTAACCGGAGACCTGCTCTTTGTCGGCAGCATCGGGCGTCCCGATCTGGCCGGCGGGGAACATCTCGAAGAACAGATCAGAAACGCCTACCATAGTCTTTATCATAAACTGGCCGAATTTCCCGACTATGTGGAAATCTATCCGGCTCATGGCGCGGGTTCACTTTGCGGAGCCGGAATCAGCGCCAAACCATCATCAACCCTGGGCTACGAACGCCGCACCAATCCTTTTCTGAAACTTGATTTCGAAGCGTTCAGAAAGCTGCTCAGCAGCAACACGCCCCATCGCCCCATCAATTTCACCCATATCATCAACACCAACATGCAGGGAGCGAAACTTATTCAGGATCTGCCTGCCGTCAATGCATACAAACCCGTGACCTGTAAAAGATTTCTCGACGCCGACCCCGAACATCGAATTGTCGACCTTCGCGAAGCCACCGCCTTTGGCGGAGTTCATATTCCGACCAGCCTGAATATCGGCCTGGCACCAAATTCGGCCACCTGGATCGGCAATGTGATCAATCCCGAAAATGAGCTCCTGCTGCTTGCCGACCACCGACAACACATCGACGAGGCCCTGACCATGTTCCGGCGGGTCGGCTACGACAACATCAAAGGCTTCATGGTCGGCCTCAACAGCTGGATCATGGCGGCTGAAGAAACCGGCTTTCTACCTCAGATCACCGTTCATTCCCTGCATAAAGTTCTCGAAAAATATCCTGATCACCTGGTCATAGATGTCCGCAACCACGAAGAATGGCAAACCGGTCATATCGAAAAGGCCGAGCATCTTCCTTTGACCGAGCTCATCTCCCAGGGCTTGAGACAGCAAGCGGAACAGCATATCAGCGTGATCTGCATGTCCGGCTACCGTTCCAATATTGCCGCCTCAATCCTCAAACAACGAGGTTTCAGCAATGTCTACAGCGTGATCGGCGGCATGAGCACCTGGAAAACCGCGGGTTACGCCACCGTCTGAAAACGTCTTGCCGCTCAGGTCTACTCCGACCAGAGCGGCAAGACGCGTTGATCGATTCCGGCCAGGGTCGGCTGAAGCCGGTCCTTCTCGGAAATAATCACCTCCGCCAAAGGCCAGTCGATGCCGATGTCAGGATCATTCCAGAGCAGCCCATACTCGTCGCCAGGTGAGTAAACGTTGGTGCATTTGTAATAGACTTCGGCCTTGTCACTGAGAACCATGAAACCGTGAGCTAGTCCCGGCGGCACAAAAAGTTGCCAGCGGTTGTTTTCGGAAAGATGATAGCCGACCCAAAGCCCGAAAGTCGGAGAACCATATCGAATATCAACCGCGACATCAAAGATTTCCCCTCGCAGGGCAAAAACCAGTTTACCCTGCGGCTTTTTCAGCTGGTAATGCAAACCTCTGACGGTCCCTTGCAGGGAGGAAGACATATTGTCCTGCACAAAACGGCAGGGCTCAACCTTGCCGTGATACTTTTCCTGATTGAAGGTTTCCATAAAAAAACCCCGTTGATCACAATGGATGTCAGGTCTGACTAAAACCACTCCCGCAATCGCACCGGCGACAAACTCCATAAAAGGAACTCCTTATCAGTCTTCGCCCGGCTTTCATCAACCAGGACTTTTAATCTTTTTACCTGCGGTCTTTTATTGCAAATCAATCGGCAGGTCAACTCGAAGACTTACCACCTGAACCATTTTCCCTTCAACCTTAAAAACTTTACCGGGAAAAAACTTGACCAAACTGCAATTCCCCGTTCAAGGAGCGTTCGCAAAAAAAACGGCTGCTTGAAAAATCCCAAGCCCTGGAACGCGAAACCGGACAATTCATCAAACAGCTCAGCCGACAAAACCCTGCGGAGCAAAACCTTCAGAACCCTTTTGCTCTGGCCCTGGATATCGTTGAAGACGATATCCGCAACGAGGACGAACAGGTGGATAAGGCCCGCCCGCAGAAAACCATGGCGCGACTGCAGCAGATAATCAGTAAAAGAAATGAACAATCAGCGGCTTACCACCAGAGCCTGCGCCCGCGCCAAAAAGAATAATGACCTTTCGAGCCACGCCCCCCTTCAACCCGCCAGCCAACCCAGCCAGAGAGTGTAAGTGAAAGCAGAAAGCATGGTTGAGAGGGAAATTGAAGCGATGGTCAGATCAACCTGGCCGCCCATTTCCCGGGCCATAACATAGGTCAGGGTGGCCGTCGGAGCGGCCAGCAGAATCAGGCCCGGCTCATAGTTTTGTTCACTTACCCCGGCAAGACGAAAAAGCAGCAGCCCGGTGGCCGGCAAAAGCAGCAATTTGTAAAAAGCCGAAAGCCCCGCCAAGGGCAACCAGCGTCTGAGTAAAGCGACAGAGATTGAAGCCCCGATTAACAATAGCCCCATCGGCAAGGCTAAACCACTTAAAATCAACAAAAAGCGATCCATCACCGAGGGCAGCGGCAAGGCACTGAGATTAAACAGCATTCCGGCCAGAGCGGCCAGGATAACCGGGTTCAGAATCACGGAGATCAGCATTTGCCGAAGGCGACGCGCTCCGCCCTGAACCGAGCAGAAATACTGGAGCAGAACGACCCCGAGCAGATTCTGCAAAATCATCAGAAAGCCCAGCATCATGCCGGCCCGGGCAAAGCCACACTCATCAAGATAATAATAGGCCACGGCCAGGCCGATATAGCCCAGATTCCCATGAATGGTCGTCTGCGTAAAGGTTCCCTGCCGAGGCCCGGCCGCTTTGCCCGTAAGACTGATCGACAGCAACCCCAACCCGCCGACGATAAAAACCGCAACCCCCATCATGACTACCGACCAGGGATCAAATTCAGATCGCAGAGAGGCCCGACTCAAGGCCCGAAAGACCAGCGCCGGAATCGCCAGATAAAAAACCAGCCGATTCGCGGCCGCCATGAATTCCGGCCGCAGAAAACCAAAACGTCGGGCTCCGCCGCCAAGCATGATCAGCATGAAAATCGGAATAATCGTTTCCGCGATCTTAATCATCTTCCGCAAATCACCTGCGCCCCGGCAAAACTAAAAAATGCCGGAACCGTTACATTTTTTTTTGGAAATGAAATTTTTAGTTTTAATTTCCCGCATCTCTTGTTAGAGTGTCCAGGTCGGTCTTCAACTGAAAATCAATTCAAGTCAGCCGGACTTTAAAATATTCAATGCTTTCGTCCACACCGATTCACTCTCCGCCCCGAATCAAGGTTCCCCACCGGGCCGTAGTCCTCTCGGCGGGCACTCTCTTTACCCTGCCGCTGCAAGAAGTTTTCGCCATTGCCGCGGAAAGTGGTTATGACGGAGTCGAGCTGATCATCAACGACCATTTTGAAAGGAACAATCCCTCTCAAACGATTGAAAAACTTCTTCGGATTTGCCCGATCTTGTCGATTCACGCCCCCTTTTTCCAGATTTATGGCTGGGGACACGGCGGCACCTCCCTGATCAAATGCATTGAGCTGGCTCATGCCTTCGGCATTCCACTAGTCAACTTTCACCCTCCGTTGTGGTTTCCTCCGGAATTCACCTTTTACCGCTGGTT is a window from the Pseudomonadota bacterium genome containing:
- a CDS encoding histone deacetylase; this encodes MPIKRQLGVIFFPAYDWAISPTHPEREERLLYTQDQLREEGIFDLPGITEFKPEIATYADLERTHFCFPGPAEVTTESHLVAAGGAIRAARLVMEKKVDRAFALVRPPGHHAMKVVHGNRGFCNINNEAVLVEFIREHYGVRRIAIIDTDCHHGDGTQDIYWHDPNVLFISMHQDGRTIFPGTGFSDELGGPTARGRTLNIPLPPNTSDEGFLYVINNLIKPVLDDFKPELIINSAGQDNHYTDPITNMNFSAQGYARLNDRLNPDIAVLEGGYSIQGALPYVNLGIVLAMAGLDYSQVREPDYDFDRLCQSPQISENIEKICALTWKNYLQPPPLQVKVNQYDIRSKNIYYDTDGISDLQVEQLMVCTRCSGVRHLISKTRRHGSCVGIEIPLEACKRCRDEGYRLLDEARKSFRGSVIKFINRLEKDYISVNEFALTPMGRYFF
- a CDS encoding response regulator gives rise to the protein MKILIAEDEKVSRKLLENRLNKWGFSVTTAADGLQAWEIFQREHFPMVISDWMMPGLDGLELIRRIRSIARPGYVYTILLTARSEKEDILAGMDSGADDFMAKPFDKDELLARIKVGCRITDLEKDLAQRNLQLEKINQRMRRDLQAAAKIQQSLLPTQMPECEKFDFAWKYVPCDELAGDTLNLFRLDEDHIGLYLLDVSGHGVAAALLSVNLSRIINPNPEQSDLLKEKPAGAPGYRLVRPEEVAERLNQRFPLDSTNEQYFTLQYGQLNVRSGELVFVSAGHPPMIHLPAAGPGRPLQVRSLPIGFLVGAGKIYHEQTLKLQKGDRLYLYSDGIIEALNQQRDQFGVGRLIETLEESRNISLPESLEKLSEEINFWTSGQGCGDDFSLLALEFKI
- a CDS encoding Hsp20/alpha crystallin family protein, producing MAIVKWTPYQRGWAPFQDLVTIQDRINSLFEDTMGFKDDKSLTTTSWKPLVDIFEDDQAITIKAELPEVDEKDIQIDLNDNMLSIKGERKLEKEEKKESYHRVERYYGSFQRTFELPTSVDRENIAASYNKGVLKVVLPKKEESQPKKVQIEIK
- a CDS encoding amino acid-binding protein, producing MVRTEINLFLKNLPGELAKLTLLLSENQINIDAITIQDATSYVEELFKARGKALKRHATAASYGIIQKDSEQFALVRLLTSDTDKTLDLLTQADYFYEITPVMAIELDNQPGTLAATAKKIGDAGINISYVYGSVSAADGKTLFVFHPEDIDLAARVFKRADA
- a CDS encoding MBL fold metallo-hydrolase, translating into MFFQQFKVEGLGCLSYMIGCPQDGRALVVDPKRDIDDYLKTAQSNKMRITSIIETHIHADHISGAAELSYQTGAPIHIEAGSPVGYSHLPLYDGDEITIGNAHIRIMATPGHTPNSISLAISDLARSNLVEMLLTGDLLFVGSIGRPDLAGGEHLEEQIRNAYHSLYHKLAEFPDYVEIYPAHGAGSLCGAGISAKPSSTLGYERRTNPFLKLDFEAFRKLLSSNTPHRPINFTHIINTNMQGAKLIQDLPAVNAYKPVTCKRFLDADPEHRIVDLREATAFGGVHIPTSLNIGLAPNSATWIGNVINPENELLLLADHRQHIDEALTMFRRVGYDNIKGFMVGLNSWIMAAEETGFLPQITVHSLHKVLEKYPDHLVIDVRNHEEWQTGHIEKAEHLPLTELISQGLRQQAEQHISVICMSGYRSNIAASILKQRGFSNVYSVIGGMSTWKTAGYATV
- the rfbC gene encoding dTDP-4-dehydrorhamnose 3,5-epimerase; amino-acid sequence: MEFVAGAIAGVVLVRPDIHCDQRGFFMETFNQEKYHGKVEPCRFVQDNMSSSLQGTVRGLHYQLKKPQGKLVFALRGEIFDVAVDIRYGSPTFGLWVGYHLSENNRWQLFVPPGLAHGFMVLSDKAEVYYKCTNVYSPGDEYGLLWNDPDIGIDWPLAEVIISEKDRLQPTLAGIDQRVLPLWSE
- a CDS encoding AEC family transporter translates to MIKIAETIIPIFMLIMLGGGARRFGFLRPEFMAAANRLVFYLAIPALVFRALSRASLRSEFDPWSVVMMGVAVFIVGGLGLLSISLTGKAAGPRQGTFTQTTIHGNLGYIGLAVAYYYLDECGFARAGMMLGFLMILQNLLGVVLLQYFCSVQGGARRLRQMLISVILNPVILAALAGMLFNLSALPLPSVMDRFLLILSGLALPMGLLLIGASISVALLRRWLPLAGLSAFYKLLLLPATGLLLFRLAGVSEQNYEPGLILLAAPTATLTYVMAREMGGQVDLTIASISLSTMLSAFTYTLWLGWLAG